In Streptomyces puniciscabiei, a single genomic region encodes these proteins:
- a CDS encoding ATP-binding protein, which translates to MLKPLRQGLPPLDPAAVSDAASCALPARYEAVREARRFTRGTLDQWDIGDRFDDICLVVSELVTNALRHGLPTDTGCAEHQSSVRLHLMRWTERLVCAVRDPSHETPAPRDSDDFSAESGRGLFLVDSFADSWGWHPLAGTLHGKVVWALFRLQSAG; encoded by the coding sequence ATGCTCAAGCCGTTACGGCAGGGCCTTCCGCCGCTGGATCCCGCGGCCGTGTCCGATGCCGCCTCCTGCGCCCTGCCCGCCCGCTACGAAGCGGTGCGCGAGGCCCGGCGCTTCACCCGCGGCACCCTCGACCAGTGGGACATCGGCGACCGTTTCGACGACATATGCCTCGTCGTCTCCGAACTCGTCACCAACGCCCTGCGCCACGGACTGCCGACCGACACCGGATGCGCCGAGCACCAGTCCTCGGTGCGGCTGCACCTGATGCGCTGGACCGAGCGGCTGGTGTGCGCGGTGCGCGACCCGAGCCACGAGACGCCGGCGCCGCGCGACTCGGACGACTTCTCCGCCGAGTCCGGGCGCGGGCTGTTCCTGGTCGACTCCTTCGCCGACAGCTGGGGCTGGCACCCGCTCGCGGGCACGCTCCACGGCAAGGTGGTCTGGGCTCTGTTCCGGCTGCAGTCGGCCGGCTGA
- a CDS encoding DUF397 domain-containing protein — protein MDRDVDGVYGGYDVYNGMAAEQLVGVAWQKSRHSNSQGSCVEFARLPGGDVAVRNSRFPDGPALVYTRAEIEAMLLGVKDGEFDHLIVS, from the coding sequence GTGGACCGCGACGTTGACGGCGTGTACGGGGGGTACGACGTGTACAACGGCATGGCTGCCGAGCAGCTGGTCGGAGTGGCCTGGCAGAAGAGCAGGCACAGCAATTCGCAGGGTTCCTGCGTGGAGTTCGCGCGGCTGCCCGGCGGCGACGTCGCCGTGCGCAACTCGCGTTTCCCGGACGGCCCCGCGCTCGTCTACACGCGCGCGGAGATCGAGGCCATGCTCCTCGGCGTCAAGGACGGCGAGTTCGATCACCTGATAGTGAGCTGA
- a CDS encoding DUF2786 domain-containing protein → MTSTASTVERAFGAALYDDTDTGLDTGASLLAADPAADAELARRGEEFVATAWRRGWQPADVVRLVRRELEDGHVRLAAALIRAQAGRDRPRGRRWTAQLAELPEGAAREADRFSQATTALELYRLLLRLPALEVLEEEPRRTPGPAASRIPARIRALLAKAEATGYPEEAEALSAKAQELMARHSVDEALLAAETPAPDTPGACRIGVEPPYEQAKAVLLDAVAGANNCRAVWNEPFGFSTVVGFEADLEAVELLYTSLLVQATHAMTKAEAAQRAGGRKRTKTFRQSFLAAYAHRVGDRLATAAETQVSQDLLPVLATRELAVTDRLERMFPETTTTRLRGVTDAAGWTEGARAADRARVSSHPGLERPRPDDTRSTPGPD, encoded by the coding sequence GTGACCAGCACTGCCAGCACGGTCGAGAGAGCCTTCGGGGCCGCCCTCTACGACGACACCGACACCGGCCTCGACACCGGTGCCTCCCTGCTCGCCGCAGACCCCGCCGCGGATGCCGAACTCGCCCGGCGCGGCGAGGAGTTCGTGGCGACGGCCTGGCGGCGCGGCTGGCAGCCCGCCGATGTCGTACGGCTGGTGCGGCGCGAGTTGGAGGACGGGCATGTGCGCCTGGCCGCCGCGCTGATCCGCGCGCAGGCCGGGCGGGACCGCCCGCGGGGGCGCCGCTGGACCGCCCAGCTGGCGGAGCTGCCTGAGGGCGCCGCCCGCGAGGCCGACCGCTTCTCGCAGGCCACGACCGCGCTGGAGCTGTACCGCCTGCTGCTGCGCCTGCCCGCCCTGGAGGTCCTGGAGGAGGAGCCCCGGCGCACCCCCGGCCCGGCCGCCTCCCGTATACCGGCCCGGATCCGCGCGCTGCTCGCCAAGGCCGAGGCGACCGGGTATCCCGAGGAGGCGGAGGCGCTCAGCGCCAAGGCGCAGGAGCTGATGGCACGGCACAGCGTCGACGAGGCGCTGCTCGCCGCCGAGACGCCCGCGCCGGACACGCCCGGCGCCTGCCGGATCGGGGTCGAGCCGCCGTACGAACAGGCCAAGGCGGTCCTGCTCGACGCGGTGGCCGGCGCGAACAACTGCCGCGCGGTGTGGAACGAACCGTTCGGCTTCTCCACGGTCGTCGGCTTCGAGGCGGACCTGGAGGCGGTCGAGCTGCTCTACACCTCGCTGCTGGTGCAGGCCACGCACGCGATGACCAAGGCGGAGGCCGCCCAGAGAGCCGGCGGGCGGAAGCGCACCAAGACCTTCCGGCAGTCGTTCCTGGCCGCCTACGCGCACCGGGTCGGCGACCGGCTCGCGACCGCCGCCGAGACCCAGGTCAGCCAGGACCTGCTGCCGGTCCTCGCCACCAGGGAGCTGGCCGTCACCGACCGGCTGGAGCGCATGTTCCCCGAAACCACCACCACCCGCCTGCGCGGGGTGACCGACGCGGCCGGCTGGACAGAGGGCGCCCGCGCGGCGGACCGGGCCCGGGTCAGCTCCCACCCCGGCCTGGAGCGCCCCCGCCCAGACGACACCCGGTCCACCCCAGGCCCGGACTGA
- a CDS encoding SRPBCC family protein: MNAQPADDLTTIRVDQFFPHPPAKVWRALTDPALLAQWQMPGAEGFRLEVGQRYRMTSVPRPNARFSGVVEVRVLAYDIERMLSVRWADADPANPADWTITWTLEQEGRGTRLFLVHEGFDPDDPAQLMARRIMDGGWRGHVLPALGQTLEQLA, from the coding sequence ATGAACGCCCAACCCGCTGACGACCTGACCACCATCCGTGTCGACCAGTTCTTCCCGCACCCGCCCGCCAAGGTCTGGCGCGCCCTGACCGACCCCGCACTGCTCGCGCAGTGGCAGATGCCCGGCGCCGAGGGCTTCCGGCTGGAGGTCGGCCAGCGGTACCGGATGACCTCCGTCCCGCGTCCGAACGCCCGCTTCTCCGGGGTCGTGGAGGTGCGGGTGCTGGCCTACGACATCGAGCGGATGCTGTCCGTCCGCTGGGCCGACGCCGATCCGGCCAACCCCGCGGACTGGACCATCACCTGGACCCTGGAACAGGAAGGGCGCGGTACGCGTCTCTTTCTGGTGCACGAAGGCTTCGATCCGGACGACCCGGCTCAGCTGATGGCACGGAGGATCATGGACGGGGGGTGGCGGGGGCATGTCCTGCCTGCTCTGGGGCAGACGCTGGAGCAGCTTGCCTGA
- a CDS encoding DUF4232 domain-containing protein gives MRAIPLTVTALAAALLLTACDGGGGKSGSQNGSACEIGGVSVQIGSASVAPQAGDTGEIPVSITNQSRPCTLDQFAGVVLSAGGTEAKVPALKGAKAQKLKLAKGDSASFTISYVRGKAGDKAVLDAKSVKITLPGTTASRSFPWSYGPVATQTAGTGPNASVTAFQQAGD, from the coding sequence ATGCGCGCCATTCCGCTCACCGTCACGGCCCTCGCCGCCGCCCTGCTGCTCACCGCCTGCGACGGCGGTGGGGGCAAGAGCGGCAGCCAGAACGGCTCGGCCTGCGAGATCGGCGGGGTCTCCGTGCAGATCGGGTCCGCGAGCGTGGCGCCGCAGGCCGGTGACACGGGTGAGATTCCGGTCAGCATCACCAACCAGAGCAGGCCCTGCACCCTGGACCAGTTCGCGGGCGTCGTCCTGAGCGCCGGCGGCACCGAGGCCAAGGTGCCGGCTCTCAAGGGAGCCAAGGCCCAGAAGCTGAAGCTCGCCAAGGGCGACTCCGCGTCGTTCACCATCTCGTACGTGCGCGGCAAGGCGGGTGACAAGGCGGTCCTGGACGCCAAGAGCGTGAAGATCACCCTGCCCGGCACCACCGCCTCCCGAAGCTTCCCCTGGTCGTACGGCCCCGTCGCCACCCAGACCGCCGGCACCGGCCCGAACGCCTCCGTGACCGCCTTCCAGCAGGCCGGCGACTGA
- a CDS encoding helix-turn-helix domain-containing protein has product MLLGSQLRRLREARGITREAAGYSIRASESKISRMELGRVSFKTRDVEDLLTLYGITDETQRESLLSLAREANVAGWWHSYTDVLPSWFPTYVGLEGAASLIRVYEVQFVHGLLQTADYARAVVRRGMKGASPADVERRVALRLERQKHLFASGAPEFHFVLDEAALRRPYGDREVMRGQLQHLIELSERPNVRLQIMPFSFGGHSGESGAFTILSFPDADLSDVVYMEQLTSALYLDKREDVAQYEQALKELQQDSPGPDESRDLLRGLLQLS; this is encoded by the coding sequence ATGCTGCTCGGCTCGCAACTCAGGCGACTGCGTGAGGCACGGGGCATCACGCGCGAGGCGGCGGGGTACTCCATCCGCGCCTCCGAGTCGAAGATCAGCCGGATGGAGCTGGGCCGGGTGAGCTTCAAGACCAGGGACGTGGAGGACCTGCTGACGCTGTACGGCATCACGGACGAGACACAGCGCGAGTCGCTGCTCTCCCTCGCCCGCGAGGCCAACGTGGCGGGCTGGTGGCACAGTTACACCGACGTCCTGCCCAGCTGGTTCCCCACCTATGTGGGCCTGGAGGGCGCCGCCTCCCTGATCCGCGTCTACGAGGTGCAGTTCGTGCACGGCCTGCTGCAGACGGCGGACTACGCCCGCGCGGTGGTCCGGCGCGGCATGAAGGGCGCGAGCCCGGCCGACGTCGAACGGCGGGTCGCACTGCGCCTGGAGCGGCAGAAGCACCTGTTCGCGTCCGGCGCCCCGGAGTTCCACTTCGTCCTCGACGAGGCCGCCCTGCGCCGTCCCTACGGCGACCGCGAGGTGATGCGCGGCCAGCTCCAGCACCTCATCGAGCTCTCCGAGCGGCCCAACGTGCGGCTGCAGATCATGCCGTTCAGCTTCGGCGGGCACTCCGGCGAGAGCGGCGCCTTCACCATCCTCAGCTTCCCCGACGCCGACCTGTCCGACGTCGTCTACATGGAGCAGCTGACCAGCGCCCTCTACCTGGACAAGCGCGAGGACGTCGCCCAGTACGAGCAGGCCCTGAAGGAACTCCAGCAGGACAGCCCGGGCCCCGACGAGAGCCGGGATCTCCTCCGGGGACTGCTCCAGCTGTCCTGA
- a CDS encoding VOC family protein: MNITHASFVTLPVTDQDRALRFYRDVLGFDVTADLQMPPGRWLQVAPKGAQTVFTLSGPGMGGFEPGSARGIMLVTTDVDADCARLAEAGTEVQGPEEYPWGRMASFTDPDGNGLMLLTEKEGF, encoded by the coding sequence ATGAACATCACCCACGCCTCCTTCGTCACCCTCCCCGTCACCGACCAGGACCGTGCCCTGCGCTTCTACCGGGACGTCCTCGGCTTCGACGTCACCGCCGATCTGCAGATGCCGCCCGGGCGCTGGCTCCAGGTCGCTCCGAAGGGCGCGCAGACCGTCTTCACGCTCTCCGGTCCGGGGATGGGCGGTTTCGAGCCCGGTTCGGCACGGGGGATCATGTTGGTGACGACCGATGTCGACGCCGACTGCGCACGGCTCGCCGAGGCGGGCACCGAGGTGCAGGGCCCGGAGGAGTACCCGTGGGGGCGCATGGCCTCCTTCACGGACCCCGACGGCAACGGTCTGATGCTGCTGACGGAGAAGGAAGGCTTCTGA
- a CDS encoding ArsR/SmtB family transcription factor, translated as MSTGTGTGTAAEDRVFAALANATRREVLRLLRERGPQPVQALADHFDMRRPSLSEHLKVLREAGLVSEQRSGRQRIYRLEAAPLAEVQDWLHPYERFWRDRLKGLGDLLDRLPDDDQP; from the coding sequence ATGAGCACCGGGACCGGGACGGGTACCGCCGCCGAGGACCGTGTCTTCGCCGCGCTCGCCAACGCCACCCGCCGGGAGGTGCTGCGCCTGCTGCGCGAGCGCGGACCGCAGCCCGTCCAGGCCCTGGCCGACCACTTCGACATGCGCCGCCCGAGCCTCTCGGAACACCTCAAGGTGCTCCGGGAGGCCGGCCTCGTCTCCGAACAGCGCTCCGGGCGGCAGCGCATCTACCGCCTGGAGGCCGCCCCCCTCGCCGAGGTGCAGGACTGGCTCCACCCGTACGAGCGGTTCTGGCGCGACCGGCTGAAGGGCCTCGGCGACCTGCTCGACCGTCTGCCCGACGATGACCAGCCATGA